From the Huiozyma naganishii CBS 8797 chromosome 2, complete genome genome, one window contains:
- the RRP4 gene encoding exosome non-catalytic core subunit RRP4 (similar to Saccharomyces cerevisiae RRP4 (YHR069C); ancestral locus Anc_5.345) yields MSEVITVVKRKGVFENDAAFNGDRIDLSSEDEMMSDADEENSISRRDTDSPIVTPGELITDDPVWMRGHGTYFLDNVTYSSVVGTVSKVNKLLSVVPLKGRYAPETGDHVVGRISEVGNKRWKVDIGAKQHAVLMLGSVNLPGGILRRKSENDELQMRSFLKEGDLLNAEVQSLFQDGSASLHTRSLKYGKLRDGQFCGVASSLIVKSKNHTHNLPGNVTVVLGVNGYIWLRKTSQMDLARDLNSVGAAGGASTPKGTNGPTGAVSLNPTTNVSITRLEEESSWQIYSDKNDPNISDSIKLTITRYANVIKALAFCEIGITQERIISAYESSMVYRNVGSLIEREVMESLGADVINGEKMRGTGV; encoded by the coding sequence ATGTCAGAGGTCATAACAGTAGTGAAGAGAAAAGGcgtttttgaaaacgatGCAGCCTTCAATGGCGACAGGATAGACTTAAGCAGCGAAGATGAAATGATGTCAGATGCTGATGAAGAGAATTCTATATCAAGAAGAGACACTGACTCTCCAATTGTTACCCCCGGGGAACTGATTACCGATGACCCTGTGTGGATGAGAGGTCATGGTACTTACTTCCTAGACAACGTGACCTACTCTTCTGTTGTGGGTACAGTTTCTAAAGTCAATAAACTTTTATCTGTAGTGCCGTTGAAAGGAAGATACGCCCCCGAGACGGGTGACCATGTTGTTGGTCGGATCAGCGAAGTGGGTAACAAAAGATGGAAGGTCGATATAGGTGCCAAGCAACATGCCGTGCTGATGTTAGGTTCCGTTAACCTGCCCGGTGGTATCCTGAGGAGAAAATCTGAAAACGATGAATTGCAGATGCGGAGTTTCTTGAAAGAGGGAGATCTGTTGAACGCTGAAGTGCAATCTTTATTCCAAGATGGTAGTGCTTCTTTGCACACAAGATCTTTGAAGTACGGAAAATTGCGTGATGGTCAATTTTGCGGCGTGGCAAGCTCGTTGATTGTAAAATCTAAGAACCATACTCACAATCTACCAGGTAATGTCACCGTTGTGCTGGGTGTCAACGGTTACATTTGGTTGAGGAAAACCTCCCAAATGGACTTGGCGCGAGATCTAAACTCCGTTGGAGCTGCTGGAGGTGCATCAACACCAAAAGGTACCAATGGTCCAACCGGGGCTGTATCGTTAAACCCAACGACTAACGTTTCTATCACCAGGTTGGAAGAGGAATCTTCTTGGCAAATATATTCTGACAAAAACGACCCGAATATAAGCGACAGCATTAAACTTACGATAACACGTTATGCAAATGTCATAAAAGCACTAGCATTTTGCGAGATTGGTATTACGCAAGAAAGAATAATTAGCGCGTACGAATCCAGTATGGTTTACAGAAACGTCGGGTCTTTGATCGAAAGAGAAGTTATGGAATCGTTAGGTGCGGATGTCATCAACGGTGAGAAAATGAGGGGCACAGGCGTGTAG
- the HTD2 gene encoding hydroxyacyl-thioester dehydratase HTD2 (similar to Saccharomyces cerevisiae HTD2 (YHR067W); ancestral locus Anc_5.341) yields the protein MTIKAVRLWSRQINAFVDDTLVKNFNELVGGVNVSSNGTQLGEHLLYFNPMWKPLSQDGYFQCITPSELLQDHTLRYKRRVWAGGTLQQNGPLRYMTQYNCEEVISSIKTLKSGTFVTMKRQIRDTQSSVTVIKELRTLLYTNKSPQVITYPVGQEIFSPFAKFTFHEMDVIQYSQLTLNPHRIHWDKLYCQNVEKYKDIVVQGPFILQIMLRSIKEHSFLGAVDIATIKYRNVNFVYPETELQICVDSTKKTFYMRDVLDTSKIYAILQILN from the coding sequence ATGACAATCAAGGCTGTTAGATTGTGGAGCCGACAGATTAATGCATTTGTTGATGATACACTAGTCAAAAACTTCAATGAATTGGTAGGTGGTGTGAATGTTTCCTCGAATGGTACTCAACTCGGAGAGCATTTGCTTTACTTCAATCCAATGTGGAAACCTTTGAGTCAAGATGGATACTTTCAATGCATTACCCCCAGTGAACTTTTACAAGATCATACCCTTCGATACAAGAGACGTGTATGGGCTGGTGGTACATTACAACAAAACGGGCCTCTTAGATACATGACGCAGTACAACTGTGAAGAGGTAATAAGTTCCATAAAGACTCTGAAGAGTGGTACTTTTGTTACTATGAAGAGGCAAATACGAGACACACAGTCATCCGTAACTGTTATTAAAGAGCTCAGAACACTTCTGTATACAAATAAATCCCCACAAGTCATTACATACCCGGTTGGGCAGGAAATATTTTCTCCATTTGCTAAATTTACATTCCATGAAATGGATGTTATACAATATAGCCAGCTCACTTTGAACCCCCATCGAATTCATTGGGATAAACTATACTGCCAAAATGTGGAAAAGTACAAGGATATCGTTGTCCAAGGTCCCTTCATATTACAGATAATGCTTAGGTCCATCAAAGAGCATTCATTTCTTGGTGCAGTCGATATTGCCACAATCAAATACAGAAACGTTAACTTCGTATATCCAGAGACAGAGCTCCAAATATGCGTTGACAGTACCAAAAAGACCTTTTACATGAGAGATGTTTTGGATACCTCAAAGATCTATGCTATCTTACAGATTCTTAATTAA
- the PIB1 gene encoding phosphatidylinositol-3-phosphate-binding ubiquitin-protein ligase (similar to Saccharomyces cerevisiae PIB1 (YDR313C); ancestral locus Anc_5.339) translates to MADLERPGAIYTNNFAFWQADGDVTRCPNCYFEFSFWVRKHHCRCCGKVFCGQCAHQFCKYDTERIKVVRRSKYDTELAPYRTCVSCYNNLKSAHLLIKTMEQHRGGSEANSDTDQGTIEPVCEASATPLSISSPIDHTVPTNQVSDERDENNAEESHCPICNIDFTKITESHDSHIIETHIEDCIRRAENIQQHHNIDVAAENVDVNAHIAANACPTVKNRMLIYKVPVPHGQKKESIREEDYEECPICFEAMMPGQKVGRLECLCVFHYKCIKSWFAKKSQKLAAESHNLSSLGKNFCPLHDAIF, encoded by the coding sequence atggcgGACCTGGAGAGACCAGGCGCTATATACACCAACAATTTTGCGTTTTGGCAAGCCGATGGGGATGTCACCCGATGCCCAAACTGTTATTTCGAGTTCTCCTTTTGGGTTCGAAAACATCATTGTAGATGCTGTGGGAAAGTATTTTGTGGTCAATGTGCTCACCAGTTCTGCAAGTATGATACGGAAAGAATTAAAGTAGTCAGGAGGTCAAAATATGATACCGAGTTAGCCCCATACCGAACATGTGTATCGTGCTACAATAACCTAAAGAGTGCTCACCTACTAATAAAAACAATGGAACAACACCGGGGTGGATCTGAGGCTAACTCGGACACAGATCAGGGAACGATAGAACCTGTCTGTGAAGCATCAGCCACCCCTCTCTCGATATCGTCCCCAATAGACCATACTGTTCCCACCAATCAGGTTTCAGACGAGCGGGACGAGAATAATGCAGAGGAAAGCCACTGTCCTATTTGCAATATAGACTTCACGAAGATAACAGAAAGCCACGATAGTCATATCATAGAGACTCACATCGAAGATTGTATACGACGAGCAGAAAAcattcaacaacatcatAATATCGACGTAGCCGCTGAAAATGTGGATGTCAACGCACATATTGCGGCCAACGCCTGTCCTACAGTTAAGAACAGAATGCTAATTTACAAAGTACCTGTCCCCCACGGtcagaaaaaagaaagcatAAGAGAGGAGGATTACGAAGAATGTCCCATATGTTTTGAAGCAATGATGCCGGGACAGAAAGTTGGCAGACTGGAATGTTTATGTGTTTTCCATTACAAATGCATCAAAAGCTGGTTTGCTAAGAAATCTCAAAAACTTGCAGCTGAAAGCCACAACTTGAGCAGTCTCGGCAAGAATTTCTGCCCATTGCATGACGCAATTTTCTAG